A genomic segment from Alphaproteobacteria bacterium encodes:
- a CDS encoding lipid-binding SYLF domain-containing protein → MIKFRSGLLAILFLAISGASIQVQAASYSEQQELIERAKVTFQKLMASPDFSNLPGYVRQAKAIMIFPSLVKGGFGLGAEGGTGVMLAKDAQKGWSDPAFYTIASGSLGIQVGGQVSEVVLTIMTEKAFNTILDDNFKFGGDVSVAAGPMGVGMGTGLTSNFDADIYSFAKVVGLFGGASLQGSSLMKRDTLNSDFYGPNATPEAILIQRKFSNPLSQPLKNVLASY, encoded by the coding sequence ATGATTAAGTTTAGATCGGGATTATTAGCTATTTTATTTTTAGCTATATCAGGTGCAAGTATTCAGGTGCAGGCAGCCTCTTATTCGGAACAGCAAGAATTAATTGAACGTGCAAAAGTAACTTTTCAAAAATTAATGGCTAGTCCAGATTTTTCAAATCTCCCAGGTTATGTTCGACAAGCCAAGGCTATTATGATTTTTCCATCTCTTGTTAAAGGTGGTTTTGGATTAGGAGCAGAAGGTGGTACTGGCGTGATGCTTGCTAAAGATGCACAAAAAGGTTGGAGCGATCCTGCTTTTTATACGATAGCTTCAGGTAGTCTAGGTATCCAAGTCGGTGGTCAAGTATCTGAGGTTGTTTTAACAATTATGACAGAAAAAGCATTTAATACTATATTAGATGATAATTTTAAATTTGGTGGGGATGTAAGTGTTGCGGCAGGACCAATGGGTGTTGGCATGGGGACAGGATTAACAAGTAATTTTGATGCCGACATATATTCTTTTGCTAAAGTAGTTGGTCTTTTTGGTGGGGCCTCTTTACAAGGATCAAGTTTAATGAAACGTGATACACTTAATTCAGATTTTTATGGTCCTAATGCCACGCCAGAAGCGATTTTAATTCAAAGAAAATTTTCTAATCCTTTGAGTCAACCTTTAAAAAATGTCTTAGCTTCTTATTAA